A portion of the Lolium rigidum isolate FL_2022 chromosome 1, APGP_CSIRO_Lrig_0.1, whole genome shotgun sequence genome contains these proteins:
- the LOC124682920 gene encoding meiotic recombination protein SPO11-2 isoform X1, which yields MAETDVAAASLFGADRRLCSADVLSPPEVRARIEVAVLNFLAALSSPSSPSISILPLISRKSANCSLRSGLLSDVSSVYLSYAFCKRSLMRENDAKAFVRVWKVMEMCYKILGEGKLVTQRELFYKLLSDSPKYFSCQRHVNQSIQDVVSLLRCTRQSLGIMASSRGALIGRLVLHEPEEERIDCSILGPSGHAITGDLNELGKLNLHSDARYLIVVEKDAIFQRLAEDRLYNQLPCIIITAKGYPDIATRFILHRLSQTFPNMPIFALVDWNPAGLAILCTYKYGSISMGLESYRYACNVKWLGLRGDDLQLIPQSAFQELKPRDLQIAKSLLSSKFLQEKHRAELTLMVDTGKRAEIEALYCHGFDFLGKYIAKKIVQGDYI from the exons ATGGCGGAGACGGACGTGGCGGCCGCGTCGCTCTTCGGCGCCGACCGCCGTCTCTGCTCCGCCGACGTCCTCTCTCCCCCCGAG GTCAGGGCAAGGATCGAGGTGGCGGTGCTCAACTTCCTCGCCGCTCTGTCGTCTCCATCTTCTCCGTCCATCTCCATTCTCCCCCTG ATTTCCCGGAAGTCTGCCAACTGCAGCCTGCGCAGCGGCTTGCTGAGTGACGTTTCGTCAGTTTATCTGTCCTACGCCTTCTGCAAGAGGTCACTGATGAGAGAAAATGACGCCAAGGCATTCGTGAGAG TATGGAAGGTCATGGAGATGTGCTACAAGATCTTGGGTGAGGGGAAGCTAGTCACCCAGAGGGAGTTGTTCTACAAGCTACTATCTGACTCGCCCAAGTACTTCAGTTGCCAGCGTCATGTCAACCAAAGCATTCAAG ATGTTGTTTCGTTGCTCCGTTGCACAAGGCAGAGCTTAGGAATCATGGCGTCAAGTAGAGGGGCACTGATTGGACGGCTTGTGTTGCAT GAGCCGGAGGAAGAACGTATTGACTGTTCCATTCTTGGACCTTCTGGGCATGCCATTACTGGAGATCTGAACGAACTGGGAAAATTAAATTTGCATTCGGATGCCCGATATCTCATTGTAGTGGAGAAG GATGCCATATTTCAGAGGCTGGCTGAAGACCGCTTATATAATCAGCTTCCATGTATCATCATCACTGCAAAAGGATATCCTGACATCGCCACAAG GTTCATCTTGCATCGACTGAGCCAAACTTTTCCAAATATGCCAATTTTTGCATTAGTGGACTG GAACCCTGCAGGGCTTGCCATACTGTGCACATACAAATACGGAAGCATATCAATGGGGTTGGAATCGTACAGATATG CTTGCAATGTAAAATGGCTTGGCCTACGAGGAGATGATCTGCAACTTATCCCTCAGAGTGCGTTCCAAGAGCTGAAGCCTCGTGATTTGCAGATCGCCAAAAGCTTGCTGTCCTCTAAGTTTTTGCAG GAGAAGCACAGGGCGGAGCTGACACTGATGGTTGACACTGGCAAGCGTGCCGAGATCGAAGCTCTCTATTGCCACGGATTCGATTTCCTGGGGAAGTACATCGCTAAGAAGATTGTGCAGGGAGATTACATTTGA
- the LOC124682920 gene encoding meiotic recombination protein SPO11-2 isoform X2 has product MAETDVAAASLFGADRRLCSADVLSPPEVRARIEVAVLNFLAALSSPSSPSISILPLISRKSANCSLRSGLLSDVSSVYLSYAFCKRSLMRENDAKAFVRVWKVMEMCYKILGEGKLVTQRELFYKLLSDSPKYFSCQRHVNQSIQDVVSLLRCTRQSLGIMASSRGALIGRLVLHEPEEERIDCSILGPSGHAITGDLNELGKLNLHSDARYLIVVEKRLAEDRLYNQLPCIIITAKGYPDIATRFILHRLSQTFPNMPIFALVDWNPAGLAILCTYKYGSISMGLESYRYACNVKWLGLRGDDLQLIPQSAFQELKPRDLQIAKSLLSSKFLQEKHRAELTLMVDTGKRAEIEALYCHGFDFLGKYIAKKIVQGDYI; this is encoded by the exons ATGGCGGAGACGGACGTGGCGGCCGCGTCGCTCTTCGGCGCCGACCGCCGTCTCTGCTCCGCCGACGTCCTCTCTCCCCCCGAG GTCAGGGCAAGGATCGAGGTGGCGGTGCTCAACTTCCTCGCCGCTCTGTCGTCTCCATCTTCTCCGTCCATCTCCATTCTCCCCCTG ATTTCCCGGAAGTCTGCCAACTGCAGCCTGCGCAGCGGCTTGCTGAGTGACGTTTCGTCAGTTTATCTGTCCTACGCCTTCTGCAAGAGGTCACTGATGAGAGAAAATGACGCCAAGGCATTCGTGAGAG TATGGAAGGTCATGGAGATGTGCTACAAGATCTTGGGTGAGGGGAAGCTAGTCACCCAGAGGGAGTTGTTCTACAAGCTACTATCTGACTCGCCCAAGTACTTCAGTTGCCAGCGTCATGTCAACCAAAGCATTCAAG ATGTTGTTTCGTTGCTCCGTTGCACAAGGCAGAGCTTAGGAATCATGGCGTCAAGTAGAGGGGCACTGATTGGACGGCTTGTGTTGCAT GAGCCGGAGGAAGAACGTATTGACTGTTCCATTCTTGGACCTTCTGGGCATGCCATTACTGGAGATCTGAACGAACTGGGAAAATTAAATTTGCATTCGGATGCCCGATATCTCATTGTAGTGGAGAAG AGGCTGGCTGAAGACCGCTTATATAATCAGCTTCCATGTATCATCATCACTGCAAAAGGATATCCTGACATCGCCACAAG GTTCATCTTGCATCGACTGAGCCAAACTTTTCCAAATATGCCAATTTTTGCATTAGTGGACTG GAACCCTGCAGGGCTTGCCATACTGTGCACATACAAATACGGAAGCATATCAATGGGGTTGGAATCGTACAGATATG CTTGCAATGTAAAATGGCTTGGCCTACGAGGAGATGATCTGCAACTTATCCCTCAGAGTGCGTTCCAAGAGCTGAAGCCTCGTGATTTGCAGATCGCCAAAAGCTTGCTGTCCTCTAAGTTTTTGCAG GAGAAGCACAGGGCGGAGCTGACACTGATGGTTGACACTGGCAAGCGTGCCGAGATCGAAGCTCTCTATTGCCACGGATTCGATTTCCTGGGGAAGTACATCGCTAAGAAGATTGTGCAGGGAGATTACATTTGA